Within Sesamum indicum cultivar Zhongzhi No. 13 unplaced genomic scaffold, S_indicum_v1.0 scaffold00643, whole genome shotgun sequence, the genomic segment TGCAATTTACAAAGTGTGCTGGGCAATCCCGGGCCAGTCCACAATTTTTGAGAGCACGTGCCCTGGCGAAGACATGCTTGCAGCCTTTGACGATGCTATTGCCGATGGGGTTCACGTGATTAGCATCTCTATTGTGCCATATCAACTCTCGTCGTACAGAGAAGATGTAATCGCGCTTGGCGCCTTTCACGCTGCAAAACAAGACATTGTGGTAGTGGCGAGCTGTGGGAATTCAGGGCCCGCCCCATCTACAGTGAGAAATGTGGCTCCCTGGATCATTTCTGTTGCTGCAAGTAGCATTGATCGAGTCTTTAGTTCACCTGTCTTGCTTGGAAATGGAATGAAAATTGAGGTAAAATACTcttaattaaacaatttttatccttatttctatcttcaagttttcatattattatgtaaattcaGGGCCAAAGTGTAACCCCTCACAAGTTAAGCATGATGCATCCTCTGATTTATGCTGGAGATGCCGAAATCCCTGGCACAACCTATAGCGAAACATCCGGGTAATTATACATGAATCAGATATGAATATTACAGGATACAATAATAATCATGGTGGCATGAACTCTCATTGTTATATTTTCAGGCTCTGTCTTTCGGGTACTCTTTCTAAGGAGCTCATACAAGGAAAGATAGTTTTGTGCTTAAGAGGATATTCTACAAACGTGGAGAAGGGTTTGGAGGTGAGAAGAGCTGGGGGTCTTGGCTTTATTTTACAAAACCCTGTCGATGGAATCTCCATATCAGTTGATGCCCATGTGCTCCCTGGAACTGCTGTGCTTTCCAATGATTCAGCCACTATtctaaattacatcaaatctaaCAAGAACCCGACAGCAAGAATCGTTTCTGCCAGAACTGCTTTAGGCAGCAAACCATCACCTTTCGTGGCCGGTTTTTCCTCCACAGGTCCAAATGCTCTCGATCCCAGCATTCTCAAGGTACCTAACCTGTTGTGTATACATTTTAAGCATCCAACAAATATTCACATGAAATCACAATGTAAGGCcaaaaaaaacttgtaatttatGTGTTCATTTCTTGCAGCCTGATATAACTGCGCCTGGACTGAACATCTTGGCAGCATGGAGCGAGGCAACCTCTCCAACAAAATTGTTCGACGACAACCGGGTAGTTAAATACAACATTCTATCCGGCACTTCCATGTCCTGCCCCCA encodes:
- the LOC105180313 gene encoding subtilisin-like protease SBT5.6; this translates as SEPTSYRTQTTRSWEFTDLLAGGNSGFITGDDASLSNYGKDVIVGVLDTGVWPESQSFSDQGMDPVPQSWKGICQPGVGFNASHCNRKLIGARYYLKGYEAHYGPLNETTDFRSARDRDGHGTHTASTVAGREVPHTTLLGGFANGTAAGGAPMARLAIYKVCWAIPGQSTIFESTCPGEDMLAAFDDAIADGVHVISISIVPYQLSSYREDVIALGAFHAAKQDIVVVASCGNSGPAPSTVRNVAPWIISVAASSIDRVFSSPVLLGNGMKIEGQSVTPHKLSMMHPLIYAGDAEIPGTTYSETSGLCLSGTLSKELIQGKIVLCLRGYSTNVEKGLEVRRAGGLGFILQNPVDGISISVDAHVLPGTAVLSNDSATILNYIKSNKNPTARIVSARTALGSKPSPFVAGFSSTGPNALDPSILKPDITAPGLNILAAWSEATSPTKLFDDNRVVKYNILSGTSMSCPHVAADYLLYLCNYNSSNPSIDPSFTCPDEIPSPTDLNYPSIAVSNISSSGISIKRTVTNVGGGASVYKVRVEAPAGYTVEISPDTMNFSSFGQKESFNIFIRPGSAGLRTDYAFGWYTWSDGIHRVRSPIVVSSH